One genomic region from Microcystis panniformis FACHB-1757 encodes:
- a CDS encoding THUMP domain-containing class I SAM-dependent RNA methyltransferase translates to MTRSYFATTARGLEEIAARELEFLGAKEVKPVFTGVHFQGDISLLYRVNLWSRIIFRVLVPIAEIPCGDGKELYDGIQAIDWRDYLSSEETLAVQCTGTNDRLNHTHYTALSIKNAIIDQQRQQGNPRSFVDTENPDLQINAHIEKNRCVLSLDSSGHSLHRRGYHRAMGVAPLKESLAAALVELSAWQDDMALLDPFCGSGTIVIEATLKALNIAPGLSRSQFGFQKWPDYQPDLWQSLVKEAKEKQKFQLNAPIYASDADYEVLRQAEDNAYFCQVQEHINFSLQSITDLEPASDRGIILCNPPYGKRLGNTEELGALYKSFGDVLKQRFKGWTAYILSGNKELTKQIGLRSSRRTPLYNGSLPCTLLKYELY, encoded by the coding sequence ATGACTCGATCCTATTTTGCTACTACCGCTAGGGGACTAGAAGAAATTGCCGCTAGGGAATTAGAATTCCTAGGGGCAAAAGAAGTGAAACCAGTATTCACCGGAGTCCATTTTCAGGGGGATATCTCCCTACTCTATCGAGTCAATCTTTGGTCAAGAATTATTTTTCGGGTTTTGGTTCCCATTGCCGAAATTCCCTGTGGGGATGGGAAGGAACTATATGATGGCATTCAAGCCATTGATTGGCGCGATTATCTCAGCAGTGAGGAAACTTTAGCGGTACAATGTACGGGAACGAACGATCGCCTCAATCACACCCATTACACCGCTTTAAGCATCAAAAACGCTATTATCGACCAACAGCGTCAACAGGGCAATCCCCGTTCTTTTGTGGATACAGAAAACCCCGACCTGCAAATTAACGCTCATATCGAGAAAAATCGCTGTGTGCTTAGTTTAGATAGTTCTGGCCACAGTTTACATCGTCGCGGGTATCATCGGGCCATGGGAGTCGCACCTCTGAAAGAAAGTCTCGCCGCTGCTTTGGTAGAATTATCGGCATGGCAGGATGATATGGCGCTTTTAGACCCTTTTTGTGGTTCGGGAACCATTGTCATCGAAGCGACGTTAAAAGCTTTAAATATTGCCCCCGGTTTATCTCGTTCCCAGTTCGGATTTCAGAAATGGCCAGACTATCAACCGGATTTATGGCAATCTTTGGTTAAGGAAGCTAAAGAAAAACAAAAATTTCAGCTAAATGCGCCAATTTATGCTAGTGATGCCGATTATGAGGTTTTGCGTCAGGCCGAGGATAATGCCTATTTTTGTCAAGTGCAGGAGCATATTAATTTTAGCTTGCAAAGCATCACCGACTTAGAACCGGCGAGCGATCGAGGGATTATTCTCTGTAATCCCCCTTACGGCAAAAGATTGGGCAATACCGAAGAATTAGGGGCCTTATATAAATCCTTCGGTGATGTCTTAAAACAGAGGTTTAAGGGTTGGACAGCCTATATTTTATCGGGAAACAAAGAACTGACCAAACAAATCGGTCTGCGTTCTTCCCGTCGCACTCCCTTGTATAACGGTTCTTTGCCCTGTACCCTCTTAAAATACGAATTGTATTAA
- a CDS encoding CARDB domain-containing protein, giving the protein MGSFGAINLPSTVNFGAQGNAQVIVTNQGQAIASGPSTVRLYISTDGEIDSNDALLTSVSTNLNLSAGQSVTLNLQYQNNTSVIAPGAYFLIAQVDANNQIPEQLETNNVTSKLVSGLNTNAIIDWNAIALNAIQAEGKAGRGVPPTVGSRLMALVSTAVYDTVQAFNTSYPSYAVNVNAPANTSLQAAVVGAAYRVLSTQLPGQNSLFLQQVTNSLAEIQDSATAESRGFNFGILVANQSLNLRANDGSSNNTPFTAPSGNYVWRPETVGPTAGVALGANWGGVTPWTIGNIDQFVSQNQLDVTLDGRPDNPNDQGALYAQEIEEVRLYGGLQNTALTTTLRNADQAEMAVFWAYDRADTFRPYGHLNQIAQEIAVREGNTLQEDASLFAALNTALADAVIVAWKEKYTELQPRPDDVIAGGFAANDGIASTVGDPNWESLLSTLMGVNSPPFPDYMSGHSAMGGAFAGVMTEYFGENYVFSAVSQELPGVVRSFDSFHDAGMEDAIGRIYGGVHVREACIESFEMGLAVGDFVATSVFQPIV; this is encoded by the coding sequence GTGGGCAGTTTTGGCGCGATTAATTTGCCAAGTACGGTTAACTTCGGCGCTCAGGGGAATGCACAGGTAATTGTCACCAATCAAGGACAGGCGATCGCCAGTGGTCCCAGTACTGTTAGACTCTACATTTCCACTGACGGTGAGATTGACAGTAACGATGCCTTACTCACCAGTGTCAGCACAAACTTGAACCTAAGCGCAGGGCAGTCAGTCACCCTAAACTTACAGTATCAAAACAATACTTCAGTCATCGCTCCGGGGGCTTACTTTCTCATTGCTCAAGTTGATGCCAATAACCAAATTCCCGAACAACTGGAAACCAATAATGTCACCAGTAAATTAGTATCGGGACTCAATACTAATGCCATCATCGACTGGAATGCGATCGCATTAAATGCGATTCAAGCCGAGGGAAAAGCAGGGCGGGGAGTTCCGCCGACAGTGGGTTCTCGCTTAATGGCCTTGGTTTCTACTGCCGTCTATGATACGGTTCAGGCCTTCAACACTTCATATCCCTCCTACGCTGTAAATGTGAACGCACCAGCAAATACCTCGTTGCAGGCGGCGGTAGTTGGTGCTGCTTATCGAGTTCTCTCTACTCAATTACCTGGACAAAATAGCTTGTTCTTACAGCAAGTAACCAATTCTCTGGCGGAGATTCAGGACAGTGCCACCGCTGAAAGCAGGGGTTTTAATTTTGGCATTTTAGTAGCCAATCAGAGCCTCAATTTACGCGCTAATGATGGTTCCAGCAACAATACGCCTTTCACTGCGCCGTCGGGAAACTATGTCTGGAGACCAGAAACCGTAGGACCCACTGCTGGGGTAGCACTCGGTGCCAACTGGGGTGGGGTAACTCCTTGGACAATTGGCAACATTGACCAGTTTGTCTCGCAAAATCAACTTGATGTAACTCTTGATGGCCGTCCCGACAATCCTAATGATCAGGGTGCATTGTATGCCCAAGAAATTGAAGAAGTCCGGCTCTACGGCGGCTTGCAAAACACTGCTCTCACGACCACTTTACGCAATGCAGACCAGGCAGAAATGGCTGTTTTCTGGGCCTATGACCGGGCTGATACCTTCCGTCCCTACGGTCACTTAAACCAAATTGCTCAAGAAATCGCCGTGCGTGAGGGCAATACCTTGCAAGAAGATGCCAGCTTATTTGCCGCATTAAATACCGCGCTGGCAGATGCGGTAATCGTCGCTTGGAAAGAGAAATACACTGAACTCCAACCTCGCCCTGATGACGTAATTGCTGGGGGATTTGCGGCTAATGACGGGATAGCTTCTACGGTGGGCGATCCCAATTGGGAATCCTTGCTGTCAACATTAATGGGGGTTAATTCGCCGCCTTTCCCGGATTATATGTCAGGGCATTCCGCCATGGGGGGAGCATTTGCTGGAGTGATGACCGAGTATTTTGGTGAAAACTATGTGTTTAGTGCTGTCTCCCAAGAACTTCCCGGTGTCGTTCGTAGTTTCGATAGCTTCCATGACGCGGGAATGGAAGATGCCATCGGCCGTATTTATGGCGGAGTTCACGTCCGGGAAGCTTGTATTGAATCTTTTGAAATGGGGTTAGCTGTTGGCGATTTTGTTGCGACAAGTGTCTTTCAGCCGATTGTCTAG
- a CDS encoding thiol-disulfide oxidoreductase DCC family protein, with product MPSLPTPSADTLENSTRSPSWKIKLLYDGECPLCLREVNFLQKRDAGRGLVAFVDIAAENYNPEENGGISFAAAMGRIHAVLADGTILQNVEVFRQVYDILGIGWIYAATKWPVIGFLVDIIYEIWASWRLTLTGRPNLQTILAERQKRLECNSSNRCSQSVKIS from the coding sequence ATGCCATCTTTACCGACTCCATCTGCTGATACCTTAGAAAATTCTACTCGATCGCCCTCTTGGAAAATTAAACTCCTCTACGATGGAGAATGTCCCCTCTGCTTGCGCGAGGTCAATTTTCTGCAAAAACGGGATGCTGGAAGAGGATTAGTTGCTTTTGTCGATATTGCCGCCGAAAACTATAATCCAGAGGAAAATGGCGGTATTTCCTTCGCGGCGGCCATGGGACGAATCCACGCTGTACTAGCTGATGGTACTATTCTCCAAAATGTGGAAGTGTTTCGCCAAGTCTATGATATTTTGGGCATCGGTTGGATTTATGCCGCTACTAAATGGCCGGTTATTGGGTTTCTAGTGGATATTATCTATGAAATTTGGGCTTCTTGGCGATTAACCTTAACCGGAAGACCGAATTTACAAACAATCTTAGCAGAACGTCAAAAACGTCTGGAATGCAACTCATCAAATCGTTGTTCTCAGTCAGTTAAAATCTCCTAA
- a CDS encoding TerC family protein, translating into MLDSLLDSSLTLSLKTPLILLVLIALEAVLSADNAIALASIAQGLGDHQRQRQALNIGLVFAYILRMILILTATWVVKYWQFELLGAVYLLWLVFNYFASPEDKDHTHHSLRFQSLWQAIPLIAVTDLAFSLDSVTTSIAVADDTWLILLGGTIGVVTLRFMAGLFIRWLEEYTHLEDAGFVTVGLVGLRLLLRVISPDFVPPEWIMISLIAILFAWGFSKRNDREPIESDTIQSDELP; encoded by the coding sequence ATGTTAGACTCGCTTCTTGATTCATCTCTAACCCTTAGTCTAAAAACCCCGTTAATTCTGTTGGTTCTCATTGCCCTAGAAGCGGTATTATCAGCAGATAACGCCATTGCTCTCGCTTCCATAGCACAGGGATTAGGAGATCATCAGCGTCAACGTCAGGCCTTGAATATTGGCTTAGTTTTCGCCTATATTCTCCGTATGATCTTGATTCTTACTGCCACCTGGGTGGTTAAATACTGGCAGTTTGAACTTTTGGGAGCAGTATATTTGCTCTGGTTAGTCTTTAATTACTTTGCCTCCCCTGAAGACAAAGACCACACCCATCATAGTCTCCGGTTTCAGTCTCTCTGGCAAGCTATCCCCCTCATTGCCGTTACCGATTTAGCTTTTTCCCTCGATAGTGTCACCACCTCCATCGCCGTGGCCGATGATACTTGGTTGATCCTGCTTGGTGGTACGATCGGAGTAGTTACCCTGCGCTTTATGGCGGGTTTATTTATTCGCTGGTTAGAGGAATACACCCACCTAGAAGATGCTGGTTTTGTCACCGTCGGTTTGGTGGGTTTAAGATTGCTGTTGCGGGTGATTAGTCCCGATTTTGTGCCGCCGGAATGGATTATGATTAGTTTAATTGCTATCCTCTTTGCTTGGGGTTTCTCAAAACGCAACGATCGAGAACCAATAGAGAGTGATACCATCCAATCTGATGAATTGCCATAA
- a CDS encoding PIN domain-containing protein has product MRLFLDANVIFAAAISPDGRCSALFQLASARYCALLSSPHALEETRRNLTAKYPEALTRLEGDLIPKLTIVGEAPLSRVNWARSMGLPWKDAPILATAVENRADLLVTGDKTHFGSFYGQVLEGVTVVDLREAIARLLNEEQLS; this is encoded by the coding sequence ATGCGTCTATTCCTTGATGCCAATGTTATTTTTGCAGCCGCTATCAGTCCTGATGGTCGCTGTAGTGCTTTGTTTCAGTTAGCTTCTGCTAGGTATTGTGCTTTGTTAAGCTCGCCTCACGCCTTGGAAGAAACGCGGCGTAACCTGACGGCTAAGTATCCCGAAGCTTTGACACGATTGGAGGGGGATTTAATCCCCAAACTAACTATAGTTGGAGAAGCACCACTTTCGCGAGTCAATTGGGCAAGGTCGATGGGACTACCTTGGAAAGATGCTCCTATTTTAGCGACAGCAGTAGAGAATAGGGCAGACCTTTTGGTAACAGGTGATAAGACGCATTTTGGTTCGTTTTATGGTCAGGTATTAGAAGGAGTAACGGTGGTAGATCTGCGAGAGGCGATCGCACGACTTCTCAACGAAGAGCAACTCAGTTAG
- the psaM gene encoding photosystem I reaction center subunit XII, whose product MLSDTQVLVALVIALIPGILAFRLATELYK is encoded by the coding sequence ATGCTTTCTGATACTCAAGTTCTAGTCGCTCTGGTAATTGCTTTAATCCCCGGGATTTTGGCTTTTCGTCTAGCGACGGAACTTTATAAGTAA
- a CDS encoding AbrB/MazE/SpoVT family DNA-binding domain-containing protein: protein MEIIKLGKKGQVSIPKAILNHLGLEGETMLLAETTADGGILLRPAGVYPIEIYTEERIEEFKIGDRLTDEETQQLQHKLKDAK, encoded by the coding sequence CTAGGAAAAAAGGGTCAAGTCTCTATTCCCAAAGCAATTCTCAATCATCTAGGGTTAGAGGGTGAAACGATGCTACTGGCAGAAACGACTGCTGATGGTGGAATTTTACTGCGTCCTGCTGGCGTGTATCCGATTGAGATATATACAGAGGAACGGATTGAGGAGTTTAAGATAGGCGATCGCTTAACGGACGAAGAAACCCAACAGCTTCAGCATAAGCTTAAAGATGCTAAATAG